One window of Microbacterium sediminis genomic DNA carries:
- a CDS encoding DUF6020 family protein, whose amino-acid sequence MTETPPRRRAMTPLFDVLVVVAALAVAVTVASGTQPGNLLDVLDGNSAVVAFVFVATLVAGLWVRRRVPAGTAAWVLPVSAVFALADILGVSLGRSDAGLDLLLRSEPAVAAWVLFRVAGTFSAFAIGFALVLVLLGRYRERRPAAGRAASLLEAVRRGGWRSFAALLGVILVFRLPYLILWWPGIVPFDTFRSYSYARGVGEWEQYEPVGHSLLVAAMQAIGAALGWGDAGGVALGAILQVLTTSAAFAFLLARLAAWGLPAAVWIASLAWVALVPTLGLASVTIVKDVPFTSALVVFLTCLGEIARRRHDAAAPRWPWWTLLGASLALLVLRNNGLYVVVLGLGILAATVLRRHARRLLGILGVSIVAYALYAGPLTAALGAEPGPPAESWSVPIQQVARIAADHHDELTPAQWDFVDSVFDEYDATTIGAHYEPGISDPAKADANANWGERSTLEFVGGWLDLVAAHPLSAVEATLAGTVGYWAPGAPSYDGLIYMSHNDVRGVHLDIPSGPADGGLRAFLERNELFGDGLRAIPVLGLVLSPGVITWGWVIALVLVIRSRRWSALAVFVPAMVLFATLLAGPVSGGMRYSLGLYAALPLAVGVAVVSALSAPERERPLGTRIGRR is encoded by the coding sequence GTGACAGAGACTCCGCCCCGCCGCCGGGCGATGACCCCCCTGTTCGACGTCCTCGTGGTGGTGGCGGCGCTGGCGGTCGCCGTGACCGTCGCCTCCGGCACGCAACCGGGCAATCTGCTGGACGTCCTGGACGGCAACAGCGCCGTGGTGGCCTTCGTGTTCGTCGCGACGCTCGTCGCCGGCCTCTGGGTCCGTCGCCGTGTCCCTGCCGGAACGGCCGCGTGGGTGCTGCCGGTGAGCGCGGTGTTCGCCCTCGCCGACATCCTCGGGGTCTCGCTCGGACGATCGGACGCGGGCCTCGATCTGCTGCTGCGGTCGGAGCCGGCGGTGGCCGCCTGGGTGCTGTTCCGGGTCGCCGGGACCTTCTCGGCCTTCGCGATCGGGTTCGCCCTGGTGCTGGTGCTCCTGGGTCGCTACCGCGAGCGGCGACCGGCCGCCGGGCGCGCCGCATCGCTGCTCGAGGCCGTCCGCCGCGGCGGCTGGCGTTCGTTCGCCGCGCTGCTCGGCGTCATCCTCGTCTTCCGCCTGCCGTACCTGATCCTGTGGTGGCCGGGCATCGTGCCGTTCGACACGTTCCGCTCCTACTCGTACGCGCGCGGCGTGGGGGAGTGGGAGCAGTACGAGCCCGTGGGGCATTCCCTGCTGGTCGCCGCGATGCAGGCGATCGGCGCGGCGCTCGGCTGGGGCGATGCGGGCGGCGTCGCCCTCGGTGCGATCCTGCAGGTGCTCACGACATCGGCGGCGTTCGCGTTCCTCCTCGCGCGCCTGGCCGCGTGGGGCCTGCCCGCTGCGGTGTGGATCGCCTCGCTCGCCTGGGTCGCCCTTGTGCCGACACTGGGCCTGGCATCGGTGACGATCGTCAAGGACGTGCCGTTCACCTCGGCGCTCGTGGTGTTCCTCACGTGCCTCGGGGAGATCGCGCGGCGCCGGCACGACGCCGCCGCGCCCCGGTGGCCCTGGTGGACGCTGCTGGGGGCATCCCTCGCCCTGCTCGTGCTGCGCAACAACGGCCTCTACGTCGTCGTGCTCGGTCTCGGGATTCTGGCCGCCACGGTGCTGCGCCGCCACGCCCGGCGGCTGCTCGGCATCCTCGGTGTCTCGATCGTGGCGTACGCGCTGTACGCCGGCCCGCTCACCGCGGCGCTCGGGGCGGAGCCGGGCCCGCCGGCCGAGTCGTGGTCGGTGCCGATCCAGCAGGTCGCGCGCATCGCGGCGGACCATCACGACGAGCTCACGCCCGCCCAGTGGGACTTCGTCGACTCGGTCTTCGACGAGTACGACGCCACGACGATCGGGGCCCACTACGAGCCCGGCATCTCCGACCCCGCGAAGGCCGACGCGAACGCGAACTGGGGCGAGCGATCGACGCTCGAGTTCGTCGGCGGCTGGCTCGACCTCGTCGCGGCGCACCCGCTGTCGGCCGTCGAGGCGACCCTCGCCGGAACCGTCGGGTACTGGGCGCCCGGAGCGCCGTCGTACGACGGCCTGATCTACATGTCGCACAACGATGTGCGCGGCGTGCACCTCGACATCCCCTCGGGCCCGGCCGACGGCGGGCTGCGCGCCTTCCTCGAGCGCAACGAGCTGTTCGGCGACGGCCTGCGCGCGATCCCCGTACTGGGGCTCGTCCTGTCGCCCGGCGTCATCACGTGGGGGTGGGTGATCGCCCTGGTGCTCGTGATCCGCTCACGCCGCTGGTCGGCGCTGGCTGTCTTCGTCCCGGCGATGGTGCTGTTCGCGACGCTTCTGGCCGGGCCCGTGTCGGGCGGCATGCGCTATTCGCTCGGGCTGTACGCGGCGCTGCCCCTGGCCGTGGGCGTCGCCGTCGTGAGCGCGCTCAGCGCGCCGGAGCGGGAGCGTCCTCTCGGAACACGAATCGGTCGTAGGTGA
- a CDS encoding GtrA family protein, producing MTAPATKHAKQAGSFLVIGGVAFLVDALTYNALVFWVTGHGPMFAQPIWAKIIAIVLASVVTYVGNRYWTFSDRHLPHKWSRYVAFVACNLIAIGLQLGCLAFSRYVLGLDSVLADNISGTFIGQALATVFRYLTYDRFVFREDAPAPAR from the coding sequence ATGACCGCACCGGCCACCAAGCACGCGAAGCAGGCGGGATCCTTCCTCGTCATCGGCGGCGTCGCGTTCCTCGTCGACGCCCTCACCTACAACGCGCTCGTGTTCTGGGTGACCGGTCACGGCCCGATGTTCGCGCAGCCGATCTGGGCCAAGATCATCGCCATCGTGCTCGCCTCCGTGGTGACGTACGTCGGCAACCGGTACTGGACGTTCAGCGATCGGCACCTGCCGCACAAGTGGTCCCGCTACGTCGCGTTCGTCGCGTGCAACCTCATCGCGATCGGTCTGCAGCTCGGCTGCCTCGCGTTCTCGCGCTATGTGCTCGGCCTCGACAGCGTGCTGGCCGACAACATCTCCGGAACGTTCATCGGCCAGGCGCTCGCCACGGTGTTCCGCTACCTCACCTACGACCGATTCGTGTTCCGAGAGGACGCTCCCGCTCCGGCGCGCTGA
- a CDS encoding glycosyltransferase produces the protein MSTPPVIAAIVPCYNEEVAVGKVVADLRAAVPEMTIYVYDNNSSDRTAEVAAAAGAIVRREERKGKGNVVRRAFADIEADIYVMIDGDDTYDAAALPEMIRTLREGPYDHVLGVRTQPEGVQSAYRSGHELGNKGFNWLVGGIFGDDVSDMLSGYRVMSRRFVKSFPAASREFEIETELTVHVMSLRVPQAEVPVGFKDRPEGSESKLRTYHDGFRILNLVAQLIRHERPLFFYGILGSLLLLIALIIGVPVVVEFFQTGLVPRFPTAILAVALGVMGALAWAVGLVLDGVLKARRESSRLNYLLHRPPA, from the coding sequence ATGTCGACGCCTCCCGTGATCGCTGCCATCGTGCCCTGCTACAACGAGGAGGTCGCCGTCGGCAAGGTCGTCGCGGATCTCCGCGCGGCCGTGCCGGAGATGACGATCTACGTCTACGACAACAACAGCTCCGACCGCACCGCCGAGGTCGCGGCCGCCGCGGGAGCGATCGTCCGCCGCGAGGAGCGCAAGGGCAAGGGCAACGTCGTGCGCCGCGCGTTCGCCGACATCGAGGCCGACATCTACGTGATGATCGACGGCGACGACACCTACGACGCCGCGGCGCTGCCGGAGATGATCCGCACGCTGCGCGAAGGTCCCTACGACCACGTGCTCGGCGTGCGCACGCAGCCCGAGGGCGTGCAGTCCGCCTACCGCTCGGGACACGAGCTCGGCAACAAGGGCTTCAACTGGCTGGTGGGCGGCATCTTCGGCGACGACGTGAGCGACATGCTCAGCGGCTACCGCGTGATGTCGCGACGCTTCGTCAAGAGCTTCCCGGCGGCATCGCGAGAGTTCGAGATCGAGACCGAGCTCACCGTGCACGTGATGAGCCTGCGCGTGCCCCAGGCCGAGGTGCCAGTCGGATTCAAAGATCGCCCCGAGGGCAGCGAGAGCAAGCTCCGCACGTATCACGACGGGTTCCGGATCCTGAACCTCGTCGCGCAGCTGATCCGCCACGAGCGACCGCTGTTCTTCTACGGCATCCTCGGCTCGCTGCTGCTGCTGATCGCGCTCATCATCGGCGTCCCCGTCGTGGTCGAGTTCTTCCAGACGGGTCTCGTGCCGCGCTTCCCGACGGCGATCCTCGCCGTGGCGCTGGGCGTCATGGGGGCCCTGGCCTGGGCGGTCGGGCTGGTGCTCGACGGCGTGCTCAAGGCGCGTCGGGAGTCCAGCCGCCTCAACTACCTGCTCCACCGCCCGCCCGCCTGA